One Kineococcus aurantiacus genomic window carries:
- a CDS encoding dienelactone hydrolase family protein — MLRDVGTWVAVLGSLGGALVPLRGPRGRRWVSLLVPVLAVVAGFLLNSLDGGPRWQLLPLLVAAVLAVARFVAGRRRVRFPAAAAAVVATFAGTLAVWAFPPLRVPGPTGPHPVGTTEVSWDGPVPDCPASTVVAQVWYPAATAGEPAPHLGRDRAESRQVAAALAGTFGVPGFLLREAVVARSPAADGTPVAAGRFPVVLFSPGDASVRRQNSAWATALAAGGRVVVALDHPCDSALVVEPDGDTVPTRVRSTGDDARDQAAADRQVGVRARQLSSALDELTRRNAADGLLRGHLDLSRVAATGHSLGGAAALRVAADDDRVDAAVDLDGLPRGADGLDVPVLFLVAGRGTGNPDADAAYARAVEAVAARSPAARVQRVPGAAHLTFTDAPLFLPPVPSVVGSLGREESVAVTVRATEEFLGEFLDPR, encoded by the coding sequence GTGCTGCGAGACGTCGGGACGTGGGTCGCCGTGCTGGGTTCCCTCGGTGGTGCGCTGGTCCCCCTGCGGGGGCCGCGGGGGCGCCGGTGGGTTTCCCTGCTCGTCCCCGTCCTCGCCGTCGTCGCGGGGTTCCTGCTGAACTCCCTCGACGGGGGACCGCGGTGGCAGCTGCTGCCCCTGCTGGTCGCCGCGGTCCTGGCTGTCGCCCGGTTCGTGGCCGGGCGACGCCGGGTGAGGTTCCCGGCGGCCGCGGCCGCGGTGGTCGCGACGTTCGCGGGAACCCTCGCGGTCTGGGCTTTCCCGCCGCTGCGGGTTCCCGGACCCACCGGCCCGCACCCCGTCGGGACCACCGAGGTCTCCTGGGACGGCCCCGTCCCGGACTGCCCGGCGTCGACCGTCGTCGCGCAGGTCTGGTACCCCGCCGCCACCGCCGGGGAACCCGCGCCCCACCTGGGCCGCGACCGCGCCGAGTCCCGGCAGGTCGCCGCGGCCCTCGCCGGGACGTTCGGGGTCCCGGGGTTCCTGCTGCGCGAAGCGGTCGTGGCCCGGTCCCCGGCGGCGGACGGGACCCCCGTGGCGGCCGGGCGGTTCCCCGTGGTGCTGTTCTCCCCCGGGGACGCCTCCGTGCGTCGGCAGAACTCCGCGTGGGCCACCGCGCTGGCCGCCGGCGGCCGCGTCGTCGTCGCCCTCGACCACCCGTGCGACTCCGCGCTCGTCGTGGAACCCGACGGGGACACCGTCCCCACCCGCGTCCGCAGCACCGGCGACGACGCCCGCGACCAGGCCGCCGCGGACCGCCAGGTCGGGGTGCGGGCCCGGCAGCTGTCCTCGGCCCTGGACGAACTCACCCGCCGCAACGCCGCCGACGGGCTGCTGCGCGGCCACCTCGACCTCAGCCGCGTCGCCGCGACCGGCCACTCCCTCGGCGGGGCCGCCGCCCTGCGCGTCGCGGCGGACGACGACCGCGTCGACGCCGCCGTCGACCTCGACGGCCTGCCGCGCGGCGCCGACGGCCTCGACGTCCCCGTGCTGTTCCTCGTCGCCGGCCGCGGCACCGGGAACCCCGACGCCGACGCCGCGTACGCGCGCGCCGTCGAGGCCGTCGCGGCGCGTTCCCCGGCGGCGCGGGTCCAGCGGGTCCCCGGCGCCGCGCACCTGACGTTCACCGACGCCCCGCTGTTCCTGCCCCCGGTCCCCTCCGTCGTCGGTTCCCTCGGGCGGGAGGAGTCCGTCGCCGTGACCGTGCGGGCCACCGAGGAGTTCCTCGGGGAGTTCCTCGACCCGCGGTGA
- a CDS encoding NUDIX domain-containing protein, protein MPKRSAGILLFRRTGAGVELLAAHMGGPLWARKDEHAWSIPKGEPEPGEELLTAARREFSEELGLPVPDVDLVELGESTQWNRKVVTIWAGEADLDPAAVVPGTFTMEWPPRSGRTGEFPEIDRVAWLTPDEARGKLVAGQAVFVDRLLGLLGPAGTQ, encoded by the coding sequence GTGCCCAAGCGCAGCGCCGGGATCCTCCTGTTCCGCCGGACCGGGGCGGGAGTGGAACTCCTCGCGGCCCACATGGGCGGACCGTTGTGGGCGCGCAAGGACGAGCACGCTTGGTCCATCCCCAAGGGGGAACCTGAACCCGGCGAGGAACTGCTCACCGCGGCCCGCCGGGAGTTCTCCGAGGAACTGGGCCTGCCCGTGCCCGACGTCGACCTCGTCGAGCTGGGGGAGTCGACCCAGTGGAACCGGAAGGTCGTGACGATCTGGGCGGGTGAGGCCGACCTCGACCCGGCGGCCGTCGTGCCCGGCACGTTCACCATGGAGTGGCCGCCGCGCTCGGGCCGCACGGGGGAGTTCCCCGAGATCGACCGGGTCGCGTGGCTCACCCCCGACGAGGCCCGCGGCAAGCTCGTGGCGGGGCAGGCCGTGTTCGTGGACCGGTTGCTGGGGCTGCTCGGCCCGGCCGGAACGCAGTAG
- a CDS encoding cell wall-binding repeat-containing protein, with protein MPRPSARRALPVALLSALALAVPAAASAAPEPGFETLTPACVPAPPVQHPGCGTAYRGAPLPSGTPDQVVELSGADRFATAAAIAEHGFPEADVAVLVSGEDRHLVDALSAAPLARSLAAPLLLATRDDVPAATAAYLRDHAVRSVVVVGGDDALSALTPKRLQTLGVTDVQRIAGADRYATSRAVAAFLPAATHGWAASGEDAHLVDALAAAGPAARLGEPLVLVADDDPIPAGDALRALGVTTTTVAGGPEGVFPEALAPLPTPHRAAGEDRYGTAAAVAVEAVDAGLPAEDVVLAPGLTGHLVDALASGPLGRATLLVGEDQSSFDVVEAWFDTYGAGRVTAVGAVSISG; from the coding sequence GTGCCCCGCCCGAGCGCCCGCCGCGCCCTGCCCGTCGCCCTGCTGTCGGCCCTGGCGCTGGCCGTGCCGGCGGCCGCGTCCGCCGCCCCCGAACCCGGGTTCGAGACGCTGACCCCGGCGTGCGTCCCGGCCCCGCCGGTGCAGCACCCGGGGTGCGGGACCGCCTACCGCGGCGCACCGCTGCCCAGCGGAACCCCGGACCAGGTCGTCGAGCTGTCCGGCGCCGACCGGTTCGCCACGGCCGCCGCGATCGCCGAGCACGGGTTCCCCGAGGCCGACGTGGCCGTCCTCGTCAGCGGTGAGGACCGCCACCTCGTCGACGCCCTGTCGGCCGCGCCGCTGGCCCGCAGCCTGGCCGCGCCCCTCCTGCTCGCCACCCGCGACGACGTCCCGGCGGCCACGGCCGCCTACCTGCGCGACCACGCCGTGCGGTCCGTGGTGGTCGTCGGCGGCGACGACGCCCTGTCGGCCCTCACCCCGAAGCGGTTGCAGACCCTGGGGGTCACCGACGTGCAGCGCATCGCCGGGGCCGACCGCTACGCGACGTCCCGGGCGGTCGCCGCGTTCCTGCCGGCGGCCACACACGGCTGGGCGGCCTCCGGCGAGGACGCCCACCTCGTCGACGCGCTCGCCGCCGCCGGCCCGGCCGCCCGCCTCGGCGAACCCCTCGTCCTCGTCGCCGACGACGACCCGATCCCCGCCGGGGACGCGCTGCGGGCGCTGGGGGTCACGACGACCACGGTCGCGGGCGGACCGGAGGGCGTGTTCCCCGAGGCGCTGGCCCCGCTGCCCACCCCGCACCGCGCCGCCGGGGAGGACCGCTACGGGACGGCCGCGGCGGTGGCCGTGGAAGCCGTGGACGCCGGGCTGCCCGCCGAGGACGTCGTCCTCGCCCCGGGCCTCACCGGTCACCTCGTCGACGCCCTCGCCTCCGGCCCGCTGGGCCGGGCGACGCTGCTCGTGGGCGAGGACCAGTCGTCCTTCGACGTCGTCGAGGCCTGGTTCGACACCTACGGCGCGGGTCGCGTCACGGCCGTGGGCGCGGTGAGCATCAGCGGCTGA
- a CDS encoding SulP family inorganic anion transporter, whose product MAFPTAAPAAPAPAARHHRPPWLSPRVLRTEALAGLVVALALIPEAISFSVIAGVDPRVGLFASFTMAVSIAFLGGRPAMISAATGAVALVIAPVVRDHGLGHLLATVVLAGVLQVVLGLLGVAKLMRYVPRSVVVGFVNALAILIFVAQVPHVRDVPWIVYPMIAAGIALMVFLPRLTRAVPAPLVAIVLLTVVTVAAHLTVPDVGDEGELPDSLPFPLLPDVPLNLHTLGVIAPYALGMALVGLMESLMTAKLVDDVTGTPSRKGREAWGQGVANVITGFFGGMGGCAMIGQTMINVKAGARTRASTFLAGVFLLVLVVGLGDVVARIPMAALVAVMIVVAVGTFDWHSVHPATLRRMPGSETAVMVATVIVVVATDNLAIGVVVGVLIAALLFARRVAHLVEVTSVLDPAGTTRVYSVSGALFFASSNDLVTRFDYPGDPQDVVIDLSAAHVWDASTVAALDAIRTKYAARGKTVHVTGLNADSSARLERLAGHLGSGH is encoded by the coding sequence TTGGCCTTCCCCACCGCGGCCCCGGCCGCCCCGGCGCCGGCCGCCCGGCACCACCGGCCCCCGTGGCTGTCACCCCGGGTCCTGCGCACCGAGGCCCTCGCCGGCCTCGTCGTGGCCCTGGCCCTCATCCCGGAGGCGATCTCCTTCTCCGTCATCGCCGGTGTCGACCCCCGCGTGGGGCTGTTCGCCTCCTTCACGATGGCCGTCTCCATCGCCTTCCTGGGCGGGCGGCCGGCGATGATCTCGGCGGCCACCGGCGCGGTCGCCCTGGTCATCGCGCCGGTGGTGCGTGACCACGGCCTGGGCCACCTGCTGGCCACCGTCGTCCTGGCCGGTGTGCTGCAGGTGGTGCTGGGTCTGCTGGGGGTGGCCAAGCTGATGCGGTACGTGCCGCGCAGCGTGGTGGTCGGCTTCGTCAACGCCCTGGCCATCTTGATCTTCGTCGCGCAGGTGCCGCACGTGCGCGACGTGCCGTGGATCGTCTACCCGATGATCGCCGCGGGCATCGCGCTGATGGTCTTCCTCCCCCGCCTGACCCGGGCCGTCCCGGCTCCGCTGGTCGCGATCGTGCTGCTGACCGTGGTCACCGTGGCCGCCCACCTGACCGTTCCCGACGTCGGCGACGAGGGGGAGCTGCCCGACAGCCTGCCCTTCCCGCTGCTGCCGGACGTGCCGCTGAACCTGCACACCCTGGGCGTCATCGCCCCCTACGCGCTGGGCATGGCGCTGGTCGGGCTGATGGAGTCGCTCATGACGGCCAAGCTCGTCGACGACGTCACCGGCACCCCTTCGCGCAAGGGCCGCGAGGCCTGGGGCCAGGGCGTGGCCAACGTCATCACCGGCTTCTTCGGCGGGATGGGCGGCTGCGCGATGATCGGGCAGACGATGATCAACGTGAAGGCCGGCGCCCGCACCCGCGCCTCGACGTTCCTGGCCGGGGTCTTCCTGCTGGTCCTGGTCGTCGGCCTGGGCGACGTGGTGGCCCGCATCCCGATGGCCGCCCTGGTCGCGGTGATGATCGTGGTGGCGGTCGGCACCTTCGACTGGCACTCGGTCCACCCGGCCACGCTGCGCCGCATGCCCGGGAGCGAGACCGCCGTCATGGTCGCCACCGTCATCGTCGTGGTCGCCACCGACAACCTGGCCATCGGCGTCGTCGTCGGGGTCCTGATCGCCGCCCTGCTGTTCGCTCGCCGCGTGGCGCACCTGGTCGAGGTCACCAGCGTCCTGGACCCCGCCGGGACCACCCGCGTGTACTCGGTGTCCGGCGCGCTGTTCTTCGCCTCCTCCAACGACCTGGTCACCCGGTTCGACTACCCCGGCGACCCGCAGGACGTGGTGATCGACCTGTCTGCCGCGCACGTCTGGGACGCCTCCACCGTCGCTGCGCTGGACGCGATCCGGACGAAGTACGCCGCCCGGGGCAAGACGGTGCACGTCACCGGCCTGAACGCCGACAGCTCCGCCCGCCTCGAGCGACTGGCCGGTCACCTCGGCAGCGGGCACTGA
- a CDS encoding acyltransferase family protein — MSTNPGRPAGRRAHHPDVRLQHGWTRGSPAAPAIPSRRRSDRPSGPGGRSPGPTPAPGAPSTSGPGGRARSQARQTLAEAFDPRSNALDLLRLALATTVAVVHTLLIGTGHQPRTGSTDLGSLAVDAFFVLSGFLVTRSYLRLGSLRRFAWHRALRILPGFWLSLLLTALVVAPLLAVLEGRPAASVFAGPASALDYLSRNAFLQIQQFGIAGLPTGGGAPDVVNGALWTLFFEASCYAIVAALGVLGVLRRQRWLVLTLLVALWALTVAATAGFNPLGSELMLRLSFVFLLGAGGHLFADRIPVRGWVAALSLVLVLVGLVALPDYRALAGPAFAYLCLWAVVRCPWRPHLRADLSYGTYVWHWPIAQLLFALGAAALNAVPFLALGLAVTAAVATASWLLVERPALGWKNAAWVTRTPRALRPRP; from the coding sequence GTGAGCACCAATCCCGGCCGACCCGCCGGCCGCCGCGCCCACCACCCCGACGTCCGGCTCCAGCACGGCTGGACCAGGGGGTCACCGGCTGCGCCGGCGATCCCGTCGCGACGTCGCTCCGACCGGCCGTCCGGTCCCGGCGGCCGCTCCCCGGGGCCGACCCCCGCCCCCGGAGCACCCTCGACGAGCGGGCCCGGCGGGCGGGCGCGCAGCCAGGCCCGGCAGACACTGGCCGAGGCCTTCGACCCGCGCAGCAACGCCCTGGACCTGCTGCGGCTGGCGCTGGCGACCACGGTGGCGGTGGTGCACACCCTGCTCATCGGCACCGGCCACCAGCCCCGGACCGGCTCCACCGACCTGGGCAGCCTGGCCGTGGACGCGTTCTTCGTCCTCAGCGGCTTCCTGGTCACCCGCAGCTACCTGCGCCTGGGCTCCCTGCGCCGCTTCGCCTGGCACCGGGCCCTGCGGATCCTGCCCGGGTTCTGGCTGTCCCTGCTGCTGACGGCCCTGGTCGTCGCCCCGCTGCTGGCCGTGCTCGAGGGACGCCCGGCAGCCTCGGTGTTCGCCGGCCCGGCCTCGGCGCTGGACTACCTCAGCCGCAACGCGTTCCTGCAGATCCAGCAGTTCGGCATCGCCGGGCTGCCCACCGGCGGCGGCGCCCCGGACGTGGTCAACGGGGCGCTGTGGACGCTGTTCTTCGAGGCGTCCTGCTACGCGATCGTCGCGGCCCTCGGCGTGCTGGGCGTCCTGCGCCGGCAGCGGTGGCTGGTGCTGACCCTGCTGGTCGCCCTGTGGGCGCTGACCGTCGCCGCGACCGCCGGGTTCAACCCGCTGGGCTCGGAGCTGATGCTGCGGCTGAGCTTCGTGTTCCTGCTGGGCGCCGGCGGGCACCTGTTCGCCGACCGGATCCCGGTGCGCGGGTGGGTGGCCGCGCTCAGCCTGGTCCTGGTCCTCGTCGGGCTGGTCGCCCTGCCGGACTACCGCGCCCTGGCCGGGCCCGCGTTCGCCTACCTGTGCCTGTGGGCGGTGGTGCGCTGCCCGTGGCGCCCGCACCTGCGCGCGGACCTGTCCTACGGCACGTACGTCTGGCACTGGCCGATCGCCCAGCTGCTGTTCGCCCTCGGCGCGGCCGCCCTGAACGCGGTGCCGTTCCTCGCCCTGGGGCTGGCGGTGACCGCGGCGGTCGCCACCGCCTCCTGGTTGCTGGTGGAGCGGCCCGCGCTGGGGTGGAAGAACGCCGCCTGGGTCACCCGCACCCCCCGTGCCCTGCGCCCTCGACCGTGA
- a CDS encoding MerR family transcriptional regulator, with the protein MQIGEVAERVQLSHRTVRHYDDEGLLTPTRSAGNFRLYTEADVQRLLLIRQMKPLGFSLDDMRHLIAVLDQLATAPGDEQRTQELRTFIATAQERRDKLAQQVRTADAWLEDLRSQL; encoded by the coding sequence ATGCAGATCGGCGAGGTCGCCGAGCGGGTCCAGCTCTCGCACCGCACGGTGCGCCACTACGACGACGAGGGCCTGCTCACCCCCACCCGCAGCGCCGGCAACTTCCGCCTCTACACCGAGGCCGACGTCCAGCGCCTGCTGCTGATCCGGCAGATGAAGCCGCTGGGGTTCTCCCTGGACGACATGCGCCACCTCATCGCCGTCCTGGACCAGCTGGCCACCGCCCCCGGCGATGAGCAGCGCACCCAGGAGCTGCGCACCTTCATCGCCACCGCGCAGGAACGCCGCGACAAGCTCGCCCAGCAGGTCCGCACCGCCGATGCCTGGCTGGAGGACCTGCGCTCCCAGCTGTGA
- a CDS encoding PIN domain-containing protein, with the protein MTALLLDTRVLLWWLSGDERLPGRMRVAVADGENEVFVSAASAWEMSIEAALGELTVPDGLREELQQRGFSELPVTVDDGLAAGALPRHHDDPFDRVLIAQASRRGLRLLTLDRRFGDYDVRLL; encoded by the coding sequence GTGACGGCTCTGCTGCTCGACACCCGCGTCCTGCTGTGGTGGTTGAGCGGTGACGAACGCCTGCCCGGGCGCATGCGGGTCGCCGTGGCCGACGGCGAGAACGAGGTGTTCGTCTCCGCCGCGTCGGCGTGGGAGATGTCGATCGAGGCTGCGCTCGGCGAGCTGACCGTCCCGGACGGCCTGCGCGAGGAACTGCAGCAGCGGGGGTTCAGCGAGTTGCCGGTCACCGTGGACGACGGCTTGGCCGCCGGTGCCCTACCCCGCCACCACGACGATCCCTTCGACCGGGTGCTCATCGCGCAGGCCTCCCGGCGCGGGCTGCGACTGCTCACCCTCGATCGACGCTTCGGGGACTACGACGTTCGACTCCTGTGA
- a CDS encoding type II toxin-antitoxin system prevent-host-death family antitoxin, which translates to MTQTVNVHEAKTHLSRLLEAVERGEDVVIARYGKPVARLVPARSHGARRPGAWKGRVVIADDFDDTSEDLVSAFGDGDVEPHL; encoded by the coding sequence GTGACGCAGACGGTGAACGTGCACGAGGCGAAGACGCACCTGTCCCGACTGCTCGAAGCGGTCGAACGGGGCGAAGACGTGGTGATCGCCCGCTACGGCAAGCCCGTAGCCCGCCTGGTGCCCGCCCGCTCGCACGGAGCGCGCCGTCCCGGGGCGTGGAAGGGGCGAGTGGTCATCGCCGACGACTTCGACGACACCTCCGAGGACCTGGTGTCCGCCTTCGGCGACGGCGACGTCGAGCCGCACCTGTGA
- a CDS encoding DUF2283 domain-containing protein, which produces MDSTWDAEADAVYIDLSGDCTDPALEQVIVGTGSKEYEVILDFSTAGRLLGVEVLGAGTALDPSLLRTLRRIDGPAEAH; this is translated from the coding sequence GTGGACAGCACCTGGGATGCGGAGGCCGATGCGGTCTACATCGACTTGTCGGGCGACTGCACCGACCCTGCGCTGGAGCAAGTCATCGTGGGTACGGGGTCCAAGGAGTACGAGGTCATCCTGGACTTCAGTACCGCCGGTCGTCTGCTGGGAGTCGAGGTGCTGGGCGCTGGCACTGCTCTGGACCCGAGTCTCCTTCGGACGCTGCGTCGCATCGACGGACCAGCAGAAGCGCACTGA
- a CDS encoding TetR family transcriptional regulator, with protein sequence MTPRPHVSREPSTRRAEPPASLRDRTRQAMREEVSAVAFRLFAEQGFDATTVEQIAAEAGLSRATFFRYFGTKDDVVLDAFARSGHEVTKALRTRPDDEHPWTSLRRSFDVITDAELDDPEGTRKFMALLSDACALMTRQWEKTQGWESQMAPEIARRLPDGSQLRAHVMAAAAISCLDAATDAWTAGGGEASLAQLLDQAMTALGDLNPA encoded by the coding sequence GTGACTCCTCGACCGCACGTCAGTCGCGAACCCTCGACCCGCCGCGCCGAGCCCCCCGCTTCGCTGCGGGACCGCACACGTCAGGCCATGCGCGAGGAGGTCAGCGCCGTGGCGTTCCGCCTCTTCGCGGAGCAGGGCTTCGACGCCACCACCGTCGAGCAGATCGCGGCGGAGGCCGGGCTGTCGCGAGCCACGTTCTTCCGCTACTTCGGCACCAAGGACGACGTCGTCCTCGACGCCTTCGCCCGCTCCGGGCACGAGGTCACCAAAGCCCTGCGCACGCGACCCGACGACGAGCACCCGTGGACGTCGCTGCGGCGCAGCTTCGACGTGATCACCGACGCCGAGCTCGACGATCCCGAGGGGACCAGGAAGTTCATGGCCCTCCTCAGCGACGCCTGCGCCCTCATGACCCGGCAGTGGGAGAAGACCCAGGGCTGGGAGAGCCAGATGGCTCCGGAGATCGCCCGCCGACTGCCCGACGGGTCTCAGCTCCGAGCGCACGTCATGGCCGCCGCAGCCATCTCCTGCCTGGACGCGGCCACCGACGCCTGGACCGCCGGCGGAGGAGAGGCGTCACTGGCCCAGCTTCTGGACCAGGCCATGACCGCACTGGGAGACCTGAACCCGGCCTGA
- a CDS encoding SDR family NAD(P)-dependent oxidoreductase, translating to MSKTWFITGASRGFGRRFAEAALQRGDRVAATARDSAALTDLSSQYGEAVLPLTLDVTDRAGVKRAVNHAHDHFGRLDVIVNNAGSGLMGVVEDLTEDALRAQFEVNVFAPLWVTQAALPHLRSQGSGHIVMLSSLLGVAAFPTTGGYSASKAALEAYSESLAQEVSGFGVKVTIVEPGAFNTGFSANATYSTPSPDYAQVHETVGAAFATFPSPDPAGVGAALLDVVDAEDAPLRVFFGTFGLQTVEPLYAQRLATWKSAAAISAKAETVPA from the coding sequence ATGTCCAAGACCTGGTTCATCACCGGCGCCTCCCGCGGCTTCGGCCGACGCTTCGCCGAAGCCGCGTTGCAGCGCGGCGACCGAGTCGCGGCCACCGCCCGCGACAGCGCCGCCCTCACGGACCTGTCGTCGCAGTACGGCGAGGCAGTCCTCCCCCTGACCCTCGACGTCACCGACCGCGCCGGGGTGAAGCGCGCGGTGAACCACGCCCACGACCACTTCGGGCGGCTCGACGTCATCGTCAACAACGCCGGCTCCGGACTGATGGGGGTGGTCGAGGACCTGACCGAGGACGCTCTGCGGGCGCAGTTCGAGGTGAACGTCTTCGCCCCGCTGTGGGTGACCCAGGCGGCACTGCCCCACCTGCGCTCCCAGGGCAGCGGCCACATCGTCATGCTGTCCAGCCTGCTGGGGGTGGCCGCCTTCCCCACGACCGGTGGGTACAGCGCGTCCAAGGCGGCCCTCGAGGCGTACTCGGAATCCCTGGCTCAGGAAGTCTCCGGGTTCGGCGTCAAGGTCACCATCGTCGAGCCAGGAGCCTTCAACACCGGCTTCAGCGCCAACGCGACGTACAGCACTCCCTCGCCCGACTACGCCCAGGTCCACGAGACCGTCGGAGCAGCCTTCGCCACCTTCCCCTCGCCCGATCCCGCAGGTGTCGGAGCCGCCCTGCTCGACGTCGTGGACGCCGAAGACGCTCCGCTGCGAGTGTTCTTCGGCACCTTCGGTCTGCAGACCGTCGAACCCCTCTACGCCCAGCGCCTGGCGA